In Podospora pseudoanserina strain CBS 124.78 chromosome 5, whole genome shotgun sequence, a single window of DNA contains:
- the RRP6 gene encoding exosome nuclease subunit (EggNog:ENOG503NVCS; BUSCO:EOG0926158Y; COG:J), whose protein sequence is MESSQDYNSLREAIQPALITVTRSAGVVANEDLQFQRTVRPSVGDKLDKTADRMLGLVNGLLKSSSKVTGQSTTKLEDIDDIEIKWRGIVDVIDSFLEKADTCLDEYTGLIKRKNAPTVEEGRDPKRSKSTAPLDWSLKRANIVKPQNGFEKKPNNFDKGPWKPILTKKPHAIVPLEQSFNTILNEEHTTQYQNPYQPEIEAMKYPSHVFESREPIKYLDVESTKPIWVDTWEGALEMVEELKKAREIAIDLEHHDFRTYTGLLSLMQISTREKDWIVDTLVPWRHRLEVLNEVFADPGIVKVFHGAFMDVVWLQRDLGVYVVGLFDTHHASTVLGYGGGSLAFLLKKFVGFEADKRWQLADWRIRPLPAEMLYYARADTHYLLYVYDMIRNDLAAAAHTVHPDGKPIERVIAKSKKTALSRYENPAFDEETGLGDRGWYNYLARSSYVYNKEEFAVFRALWNWRDKTAREEDESTGFVMKEHVMAEIVRIMPSDKKALWSLLDGHARNLKGRLDELFGVVQEGREKGLAGGVSLLQFLSGGSGFAQAQIVPMVQKEEAVDIKELRSEKSQLWGNVPLSSAWEDKGGKKEGEDDEVLELPLYYSAAQEEEEVGGGDVEERVPVLKSAAEVYGQEEQEQENQEFTLKTGRKRKASEADMYSGPEEQVEDEEDVEEDVEMEDVTTPADGEQEDDSEEEDVEAAKKTAKQEKKLRRKAAKKAKREAAAQEQAEEGDEKEAEVDEEARREAKRAERKARKAAKRAAKAQEQQQEEEEEEEEEAFDYSKAASVLKADGGARSEFDDKRKGKKGKKEKVFDPYAAKTGSDLKGVRNRNYERAGRSATFRK, encoded by the exons ATGGAGTCATCACAAGATTACAACTCTCTCCGAGAGGCCATCCAACccgccctcatcaccgtcacTCGATCAGCCGGTGTCGTCGCAAACGAGGATCTCCAATTCCAGCGCACCGTCCGCCCATCCGTCGGCgacaagctcgacaagaCCGCCGATCGCATGCTGGGCTTGGTCAACGGGTTGCTCAAGTCTTCCTCCAAGGTGACGGGACAGTCGACGACCAAGCTGGAGGATATCGACGATATCGAGATCAAGTGGAGAGGCATCGTCGACGTGATCGATTCGTTCCTTGAGAAGGCCGACACCTGCCTTGACGAGTATACCGGTTTGATCAAGAGAAAGAATGCGCCCACTGTCGAAGaa GGCCGCGACCCCAAGCGATCGAAATCGACGGCGCCGCTCGACTGGTCACTCAAGCGCGCCAACATTGTCAAGCCCCAGAATGGGttcgagaagaagcccaaTAACTTTGACAAGGGGCCGTGGAAGCCCATCTTGACGAAGAAGCCACATGCGATTGTTCCGTTGGAGCAGTCTTTCAACACCATTCTTAATGAAGAGCACACTACCCA ATACCAGAATCCTTACCAGCCCGAAATTGAAGCGATGAAATACCCCAGCCATGTGTTCGAGTCAAGAGAGCCGATCAAGTACCTCGACGTCGAGAGCACCAAGCCGATTTGGGTGGACACGTGGGAGGGAGCGCTGGAGATggtcgaggagctgaagaaggcgagggagattgCGATTGATTTGGAGCATCACGACTTTCGGACTTATACGGGTCTGTTGTCGCTCATGCAGATCAGCACGAGGGAGAAGGATTGGATTGTGGACACTTTGGTGCCGTGGAGGCACAGGTTGGAGGTGCTGAATGAGGTTTTTGCTGACCCGGGGATTGTGAAGGTTTTTCATGGGGCGTTTATGGATGTGGTGTGGCTGCAGAGGGACTTGGGGGTGTAcgtggtggggttgtttgaCACGCATCATGCGTCGACTGTGTTGGGGTatgggggggggagtttggCGTTTTTGCTGAAGAAGTTTGTGGGGTTTGAGGCGGATAAGAGGTGGCAGCTGGCTGATTGGAGGATTAG GCCGTTGCCGGCGGAGATGCTGTATTATGCCCGGGCTGATACGCATTACTTGCTTTATGTCTACGACATGATCCGGAATGATCTTGCTGCCGCGGCGCACACTGTCCATCCGGATGGGAAGCCGATTGAGCGGGTGATtgccaagtccaagaagactGCTTTGTCTAGGTACGAGAACCCTGCTTTTGACGAGGAGACTGGGCTGGGGGATCGGGGGTGGTATAACTACCTTGCGAGGTCGAGTTATGTCTACaacaaggaggagtttgcgGTTTTTAGGGCGTTGTGGAACTGGAGGGATAAGACGGCaagggaagaggacgagaGCACGGGGTTTGTGATGAAGGAGCATGTTATGGCGGAGATTGTGAGGATTATGCCTAGCGACAAGAAGGCGCTTTGGAGCTTGCTGGATGGGCACGCGAGGAATTTGAAGGGGAGGCTGGACGAgttgtttggggttgtgcaggaggggagggagaaggggctTGCCGGGGGGGTGAGTTTGTTGCAGTTTCTTAGTGGGGGGAGTGGTTTCGCGCAGGCGCAGATTGTGCCCATGGtgcagaaggaggaggcggtggataTTAAGGAGTTGAGGAGTGAGAAGTCGCAGTTGTGGGGGAATGTGCCGTTGAGTTCGGCTTGGGAGGataagggggggaagaaggagggtgaggatgatgaggtgcTGGAGCTTCCTCTTTACTATAGCGCTGcgcaagaggaggaggaggttgggggtggtgatgtggaggagagggttcCAGTGCTCAAATCTGCTGCTGAGGTTTATGgtcaggaggagcaggagcaggagaatcAGGAGTTTACACTCAAGACGGGGAGAAAGCGCAAGGCGAGCGAGGCGGATATGTACTCTGGTCCGGAGGAGCaagtggaggatgaggaagatgttgaggaggatgtggaaaTGGAGGATGTCACCACCCCTGCAGATGGTGAACAAGAAGATGactcggaagaggaggatgtcgaggcggcgaagaagactgctaagcaggagaagaaacTCAGAAGGAAGGCTGCTAAGAAGGCTAAGCGGGAGGCGGCTGCACAGGAGCAGgctgaagagggggatgaaaAGGAAGCGGaagtggatgaggaggcgaggagggaggcgaagaGGGCCGAGCGGAAGGCTAGGAAGGCTGCTAAGAGGGCTGCCAAGGCACAGGAGCAacagcaggaggaagaggaggaggaggaggaggaggcgtttGATTACAGCAAGGCTGCTTCTGTGCTCAAGGCTGACGGGGGGGCGAGGTCGGAGTTTGATGacaagaggaaggggaagaagggcaagaaggagaaggtctTTGATCCGTATGCTGCGAAGACGGGGTCGGAtttgaagggggtgaggaataGGAATTAtgagagggcggggaggtCGGCTACTTTTAGGAAGTGA